A genomic stretch from Corvus cornix cornix isolate S_Up_H32 chromosome 9, ASM73873v5, whole genome shotgun sequence includes:
- the DLG1 gene encoding disks large homolog 1 isoform X23, translated as MMNSSISSGSGSLRTSQKRSLYVRALFDYDKTKDSGLPSQGLNFKFGDILHVINASDDEWWQARQVTPDGESDEIGVIPSKRRVEKKERARLKTVKFNSKTRGDKGQSFNDKRKKNLFSRKFPFYKNKDQSEQETSDIDQHVTSNASDSESSYRGQEEYVLSYEPVNQQEVSYTRPVIVLGPMKDRINDDLISEFPDKFGSCVPHTTRPKRDYEVDGRDYHFVTSREQMEKDIQDHKFIEAGQYNNHLYGTSVQSVREVAEKGKHCILDVSGNAIKRLQIAQLYPISIFIKPKTVENIMEMNKRLTEEQARKTFERAMKLEQEFTEHFTAIVQGDTLEEIYNQVKQIIEEQSGPYIWVPAKEKL; from the exons ATGATGAACAGTAGCATTAGTTCAGGATCAGGATCTTTGCGAACCAGCCAGAAGAGATCCCTCTATGTCAG AGCTCTTTTTGATTATGACAAGACTAAAGACAGTGGCCTTCCGAGTCAAGGATTAAACTTCAAATTTGGCGATATTCTCCACGTCATTAATGCTTCTGATGATGAATGGTGGCAAGCACGGCAGGTAACTCCAGATGGAGAAAGTGATGAAATTGGAGTTATCCCAAGCAAACGGAG AGTTGAGAAAAAAGAACGAGCCCGTTTGAAGACAGTGAAATTCAATTCCAAAACAAGAGGAGATAAAGGG cagTCATTCAATGACAAGCGTAAAAAGAACCTCTTTTCCCGAAAATTTCCCTTCTACAAGAACAAGGACCAGAGTGAGCAGGAAACCAGTGATATTGACC AGCATGTAACCTCTAATGCCAGCGATAGTGAAAGTAGTTACC GTGGCCAGGAGGAATATGTGTTGTCATATGAACCAGTCAATCAACAAGAAG TCAGTTACACTCGACCTGTGATTGTTTTGGGACCCATGAAAGATAGAATAAATGATGACCTGATCTCAGAATTTCCAGACAAGTTTGGCTCGTGTGTTCCAC ATACTACTAGACCAAAACGAGATTATGAGGTGGATGGACGTGATTACCATTTTGTCACTTCTCGAGAGCAAATGGAGAAGGATATTCAGGATCACAAATTCATTGAAGCTGGCCAGTACAATAATCATCTTTATGGAACAAGTGTCCAATCAGTGCGAGAAGTAGCAGAAAAG GGTAAACATTGCATTCTTGATGTTTCTGGTAATGCGATCAAAAGGTTGCAGATTGCCCAGCTGTACCCAATCTCCATTTTTATTAAACCCAAAACAGTGGAAAATATCAT GGAAATGAATAAACGCTTAACAGAAGAGCAAGCCAGGAAGACATTTGAGAGAGCCATGAAACTGGAGCAAGAATTTACTGAACACTTCACAG CTATTGTCCAGGGAGACACACTGGAGGAAATCTACAACCAAGTGAAACAAATCATAGAGGAACAGTCTGGTCCTTACATCTGGGttccagcaaaggaaaaattatga